The window AAATTCATGGGgctaattgaaattataaaaataaaatatttggaacctcataacattttatttttctactaattggatattttgttttcgtcTGGCAACACTCACTCTAAAGCTGTCACCACGCAATGAAATTTTGAGGTTAGAAATGACATGTGTGTGCTGCAAAAGGGgcttgcaaaaaatattaaaaatattgcttaATTTATGGCTCTCATACTTTTATTTGGTAACTAGTTATTTTTTGAGGTAAGTTGAACatgatatttgtattatatctTATGTTTCcttgtgattttaatggattctATAGGCTTTTTCTAACTACGTTGATTCGCcatatttgttttgatttatcAAACGGGGCTTTTTGGTACAGTTTTGGGgctatttaaaacataattccAAATAGCCCCCTCTATGTCCGATGACAGATTTGTATACGATTTAAGGTGATGTGCCAAATAGCCCCAAACGTAACTTTCGAGTAATTAAGGCGAAGTTCTTCTGTTTTGTTCCAGTGCAATTGATCATGGTGCGTACATATACTAGGAAGTATACAAATTCCAGAAATGGCAAATCTTTTTTACCTTACCAAAATTACTCAGCGGAAAATTTACAAGTAGCAATAGAGAGTGTAAAAGAAGGAAGAATGAGTCTTACCGATGCCGCAGACACTTTTGGTGTGCCAAAGAGTACCTTAAGTAGAAAGACAAGAAATATTAACTGTACGCAAGAGACAGCAGGCCATCCAACATTATTTACGCCTGAAGAAGAGAAAgtcttcattaaatttgttttaatagtaGGGGAATGGGGGTTTCCGTTTGATACCACAGATCTTCGTGTATTTGCCAAGAAATATCTCGACAGACTTGGAAAAAATGTGTATAATCTAAAAGATAATATGCCAGGTTATGATTGGGCCAGAAACTTTCTTCAAAGACATAGATTACAAATTTCAAACCGTAAATCTGCACATATTTCCAGTGACCGAGCCAGATTTAGGTCAGATGATATTGATGCCTTTTTTGAGAATTATGTTAATACGGTTGAGGGTGTTCCTGCAGCGCACATCATTAACTATGATGAAACGAATTTAACAGATGATCccggcaataaaaaatatatttataaaa of the Amyelois transitella isolate CPQ chromosome 19, ilAmyTran1.1, whole genome shotgun sequence genome contains:
- the LOC132902873 gene encoding jerky protein homolog-like, whose product is MVRTYTRKYTNSRNGKSFLPYQNYSAENLQVAIESVKEGRMSLTDAADTFGVPKSTLSRKTRNINCTQETAGHPTLFTPEEEKVFIKFVLIVGEWGFPFDTTDLRVFAKKYLDRLGKNVYNLKDNMPGYDWARNFLQRHRLQISNRKSAHISSDRARFRSDDIDAFFENYVNTVEGVPAAHIINYDETNLTDDPGNKKYIYKRGCKYPERIINSSKTAISLMFSGTASGHLLPIYVVYKSENLWDTWMEGGPEGTRYNRSKSGWFDSTCFEDWFHTIIVPYFRNKPGRKVLIGDNLSSHFSESVIKTCETFVV